A genomic window from Vicinamibacterales bacterium includes:
- the tig gene encoding trigger factor — protein MKTELVDVNETRRQLTVEIPVPEVESAIDRVTRDYAKSARLPGFRPGRVPPTVVRQRFRAQILHDVATDLIPKAVDEALTAKGVEPVDTPDVKDVVVEEGKPLSFTASFDVVPPFDPGAFDEIQLRRPAVSVDDDAVQQTLERLRERAARYEPVEGGVAEGHTLVIDLERRSTGADGVTAPPDTHEKVSIEIGAPANPPGFDAEVMGMAVGESRSFTLSYPADYAVADLAGTSVSYTVALKELRRRVVPELDDEFAKDLGEDLESLEALRARVRSDLEAESRDASERQVRADLLKQLAKRLPFPVPGTLVDREVDRRVEDFARRLMSQQIDPRRANIDWAAFRQGQREPAQESVASALVLDEIARRDGIQVTEADLDRELERYAERSGLTPVAVRARLEQEDGLGRMQVGLRRDKTVNAVLGRVQVVE, from the coding sequence ATGAAGACAGAACTGGTAGACGTCAACGAGACCCGCCGACAGCTCACGGTCGAGATCCCCGTACCCGAGGTGGAATCGGCCATCGACCGGGTCACCCGGGATTACGCCAAGTCGGCGCGGCTGCCCGGCTTCCGGCCCGGCCGCGTGCCGCCCACCGTGGTCCGGCAGCGCTTCCGGGCCCAGATCCTCCACGACGTCGCGACCGATCTCATCCCGAAGGCCGTGGACGAGGCCCTCACCGCCAAGGGGGTCGAGCCGGTGGACACCCCGGACGTGAAGGACGTGGTCGTGGAGGAGGGCAAGCCGCTGTCCTTCACGGCGAGCTTCGACGTCGTGCCGCCGTTCGATCCCGGCGCCTTCGACGAGATCCAGCTCCGCCGCCCGGCGGTGTCCGTGGACGACGACGCCGTCCAGCAGACGCTCGAGCGTCTCCGCGAGCGCGCCGCGCGCTACGAGCCGGTCGAGGGCGGCGTCGCCGAGGGCCACACGCTGGTCATCGACCTGGAGCGCCGCTCGACAGGCGCCGACGGCGTCACCGCCCCGCCCGACACCCACGAGAAGGTGTCGATCGAGATCGGCGCGCCCGCCAACCCGCCCGGCTTCGACGCCGAGGTCATGGGCATGGCCGTCGGCGAGTCGCGGTCGTTCACGCTCAGCTATCCGGCCGACTACGCCGTGGCCGATCTGGCCGGGACGTCGGTGTCCTACACGGTGGCGCTGAAGGAACTGCGCCGCCGCGTCGTCCCGGAGCTCGACGACGAGTTCGCCAAGGATCTGGGCGAGGACCTGGAGTCGCTCGAGGCGCTGCGCGCGCGCGTGCGCTCGGACCTGGAAGCCGAATCGCGCGACGCGTCCGAACGCCAGGTGCGTGCGGACCTGCTCAAGCAGCTCGCCAAGCGCCTGCCCTTCCCCGTGCCCGGCACGCTGGTCGATCGCGAGGTGGACCGCCGCGTGGAGGACTTCGCCCGCCGGCTCATGTCGCAGCAGATCGACCCGCGGCGCGCCAACATCGATTGGGCGGCCTTCCGCCAGGGACAGCGCGAACCGGCGCAGGAATCCGTGGCCTCGGCGCTGGTCCTCGACGAGATCGCGCGCCGTGACGGCATTCAGGTGACCGAGGCGGACCTCGACCGGGAGCTCGAGCGCTACGCCGAGCGCTCCGGCCTGACGCCGGTGGCCGTGCGCGCCAGGCTC